One Pelodiscus sinensis isolate JC-2024 chromosome 24, ASM4963464v1, whole genome shotgun sequence DNA segment encodes these proteins:
- the TNFAIP8L2 gene encoding tumor necrosis factor alpha-induced protein 8-like protein 2, which translates to METFSSRNLAMQAEKKILSRMASKSVVNVFLDDTSSEILDELYRVSKLHTQNRTEAQKIIKNLIKVAVKISVLYRNNRFSPGELDLAEEFKRKLHQGAMTAVSFYEVDFTFEPDVLAQLLQDSRDLLLRLVEKHLTAKSHGRIRHVFDHFANCDLLSQLYSPGEPYRPHLQKICQGLNKLIEEGKL; encoded by the coding sequence ATGGAGACGTTCAGCTCCAGGAACCTGGCCATGCAGGCAGAGAAGAAGATCCTGAGCCGCATGGCCAGCAAGTCGGTGGTGAACGTGTTCCTGGACGACACCAGTAGCGAGATCCTGGACGAGCTGTACCGGGTCTCCAAGCTGCACACCCAGAACCGGACCGAGGCCCAGAAGATCATCAAGAACCTCATCAAGGTGGCCGTCAAGATCAGCGTGCTGTACCGCAACAACCGCTTCAGCCCCGGCGAGCTGGACCTGGCGGAGGAGTTCAAGCGCAAGCTGCACCAGGGCGCCATGACGGCCGTCAGCTTCTACGAGGTGGACTTCACCTTCGAGCCGGACGTGctggcccagctgctgcaggaCAGCCGGGACTTGCTGCTCCGGCTGGTGGAGAAGCACCTGACGGCCAAGTCCCACGGGCGCATCCGCCACGTCTTCGACCACTTCGCCAACTGCGACCTGCTCAGCCAGCTCTACAGCCCCGGGGAGCCCTACCGCCCCCATCTGCAGAAGATCTGCCAAGGCCTGAACAAGCTGAtagaggaggggaagctgtga